In Desulfomicrobium apsheronum, a single window of DNA contains:
- a CDS encoding IMP cyclohydrolase, which produces MSDLKKMYHTLNRDSFPADLTLTVGEQTIRYAKKTWNIGGEQKGLRYGENPDQPAALYEVVESSFNMDGVAFQQGQHKLVSSLTEENLIQSGKHPGKINLTDVDNGINMLQYLTAKPAAIILKHNNPCGAAWSDEGLFTALTRAFASDRIAAFGGTIIVNRALDKDCAEFISGSYFEVIAAPDFTAEALTVLTAKKNLRIIGIPALAELEKIVGTPFLDIKSLVDGGLIIQASFRNRILTEEDFLPAEAIKDGTTHLARKPSHREAEDLLFAWAVEAGVTSNSIIFARDGATVSIGTGEQDRVGCVELTIQKAYTKYADKQAFERHSLSLYELKQKARADQELASSLAEILAQTEQDKGGLPGTVLVSDGFFPFRDGVDLAIAQGVTAIAQPGGSIRDWEIIQAVNSATPQVAMVFTGQRSFKH; this is translated from the coding sequence ATGAGTGATCTCAAGAAGATGTATCATACACTGAACCGGGACTCCTTTCCCGCCGACCTGACCTTGACCGTGGGCGAACAGACCATCCGCTACGCCAAGAAAACCTGGAACATCGGTGGAGAACAAAAAGGATTGCGCTACGGCGAAAACCCGGACCAGCCCGCTGCGCTCTATGAAGTGGTCGAGAGCTCCTTCAACATGGACGGCGTCGCCTTCCAGCAGGGACAGCACAAACTCGTGTCGAGCCTGACCGAGGAAAACCTGATCCAGTCCGGCAAGCATCCGGGCAAGATCAACCTGACCGACGTGGACAACGGCATCAACATGCTCCAGTACCTCACGGCCAAGCCCGCCGCCATCATCCTGAAGCACAACAATCCCTGCGGTGCGGCCTGGTCTGACGAGGGCCTGTTCACGGCCCTGACACGCGCCTTCGCCTCCGACCGCATCGCAGCCTTCGGCGGCACCATCATCGTCAACCGCGCCCTAGACAAGGACTGCGCCGAGTTCATAAGCGGAAGCTACTTCGAAGTCATCGCCGCCCCGGATTTCACGGCCGAGGCCCTGACCGTCCTGACCGCGAAAAAGAACCTGCGCATCATCGGCATCCCGGCGCTGGCCGAGCTGGAAAAAATTGTCGGCACCCCTTTTCTGGATATAAAGTCCTTGGTCGATGGCGGGCTCATCATCCAGGCCTCCTTCAGAAACAGAATCCTGACCGAGGAAGATTTCCTGCCCGCCGAGGCGATCAAGGACGGCACCACCCACCTGGCCCGCAAGCCCAGCCACCGCGAAGCCGAGGACCTGCTCTTCGCCTGGGCCGTGGAAGCCGGAGTGACCTCAAACTCCATCATCTTCGCCCGCGACGGGGCCACCGTCTCCATCGGCACGGGCGAACAGGACCGGGTCGGCTGCGTCGAACTGACCATCCAGAAGGCCTACACCAAGTACGCCGACAAGCAGGCCTTCGAACGCCACAGTCTCTCCCTGTACGAGCTGAAGCAAAAAGCCCGGGCGGACCAGGAGTTGGCCTCTTCCCTGGCCGAAATCCTGGCCCAAACCGAACAGGACAAGGGCGGCCTGCCCGGAACGGTCCTCGTTTCGGACGGATTCTTCCCCTTCCGTGACGGCGTGGATCTGGCCATTGCCCAAGGTGTGACCGCCATCGCCCAGCCCGGCGGCTCCATCCGCGACTGGGAAATCATCCAGGCCGTAAACAGCGCCACCCCGCAGGTGGCCATGGTCTTCACCGGCCAGCGCTCCTTCAAACACTAG
- a CDS encoding FxsA family protein gives MFGKLFLLFVLVPVAEIYVLVTVGSSIGAFPTVALVILTALAGAHLARMQGLSTMMRIRENLDQGFMPAEELLDGVLIFLAGMVLLTPGFLTDIAGLLILLPATRNLFKKWLRKKFDEWRQNPNVHITFHR, from the coding sequence ATGTTTGGAAAGCTGTTTTTGCTCTTTGTGTTGGTGCCGGTGGCCGAGATTTACGTGCTGGTCACCGTCGGCAGTTCCATCGGGGCCTTCCCGACCGTCGCCCTGGTCATCTTGACGGCCCTGGCCGGAGCGCATCTGGCGCGCATGCAGGGGCTGTCGACCATGATGCGCATCCGCGAGAATCTGGACCAGGGCTTCATGCCCGCCGAAGAGCTCCTCGACGGCGTGCTCATCTTTCTGGCCGGAATGGTGCTCCTGACGCCGGGTTTTCTGACGGATATCGCAGGTCTGCTCATCCTTCTGCCGGCAACGCGCAACCTGTTCAAAAAGTGGCTGCGCAAGAAGTTCGACGAATGGCGGCAAAATCCCAACGTACACATAACGTTCCACAGATAA
- the serB gene encoding phosphoserine phosphatase SerB, whose amino-acid sequence MREIILIQIAGTDRDGLLAGIMGQLAESGVTILDISQSVIHDDLSLGVLIEVPRENESSPILKDLLYWAHNQDLHLKFSPVTEDDYERWVGVQGRKRHIVTVLGRTISAANLAAMAEVITSHGLSIDCITRLSGRRSLTNPPAMPRSCLEFSVRGTPEDISGMRAAFLDLSREQGIDIGFQEDNAFRRIRRLVCFDMDSTLIQAEVIDELAKRAGVGEEVAAITEAAMRGELDFSQSLRKRVSLLKGLPESVLQDVAATLPMTEGAERLIRTLKSLGYTIAILSGGFNYFGHRLQEQLGIDYVHANELEIKDGVLTGGLVGEIVDGAGKARLLKAIAAEEHISLSQVIAVGDGANDLPMLDVAGLGIAFHAKPVVRQGAGQAISNVGLDGVLYFLGLRDRETVDQLAGREG is encoded by the coding sequence ATGCGCGAAATCATTCTCATACAAATCGCCGGCACGGACCGGGACGGCCTGCTGGCCGGAATCATGGGACAGCTGGCCGAATCCGGGGTGACCATCCTCGACATTAGCCAGTCCGTCATTCACGACGACCTCTCGCTTGGCGTGCTCATCGAGGTGCCGCGTGAGAACGAATCGTCGCCCATTCTGAAGGACCTCCTCTACTGGGCTCACAATCAGGACCTGCACCTCAAGTTTTCGCCCGTGACCGAGGACGATTACGAACGCTGGGTCGGTGTGCAGGGGCGCAAGCGGCATATCGTGACCGTGCTCGGACGAACGATATCGGCGGCCAATCTGGCGGCCATGGCCGAGGTGATCACCTCGCACGGACTGAGTATCGACTGTATCACCCGTCTTTCGGGTCGCAGATCCCTGACCAACCCCCCGGCCATGCCCCGGTCCTGCCTCGAATTTTCCGTGCGCGGAACTCCGGAAGACATCTCCGGCATGCGCGCCGCTTTTCTGGACCTCTCCCGGGAACAGGGCATCGACATCGGCTTTCAGGAAGACAACGCCTTCCGTCGCATTCGTCGGCTGGTCTGTTTCGACATGGATTCGACCCTGATCCAGGCCGAAGTCATCGACGAACTGGCCAAGCGGGCCGGAGTGGGCGAGGAGGTCGCGGCCATCACCGAGGCGGCCATGCGCGGGGAGCTGGATTTTTCCCAGAGCCTGCGTAAGCGCGTGAGCCTGCTCAAGGGTCTGCCCGAGTCCGTGTTGCAGGATGTCGCCGCGACCCTGCCCATGACCGAAGGCGCGGAAAGACTCATCCGCACCCTGAAGAGCCTTGGCTACACCATCGCCATCCTGTCCGGCGGTTTCAATTATTTCGGGCACCGTCTGCAGGAGCAGCTTGGCATCGACTACGTGCACGCCAACGAGCTTGAGATAAAAGACGGAGTCCTGACCGGCGGACTGGTAGGCGAGATCGTCGACGGCGCGGGCAAGGCCCGGCTGCTGAAGGCCATCGCCGCCGAGGAACATATCTCCCTGTCGCAGGTCATCGCCGTGGGCGACGGGGCCAACGATCTGCCCATGCTCGACGTGGCCGGGCTCGGCATCGCCTTTCACGCCAAGCCCGTGGTCCGTCAGGGCGCGGGGCAGGCCATATCCAACGTGGGACTTGACGGCGTGCTCTATTTTCTGGGCCTCCGGGACCGCGAAACCGTGGATCAACTGGCCGGAAGGGAGGGATAA
- a CDS encoding ribonuclease catalytic domain-containing protein, producing the protein MEFLQDNQPVTAWVLDVQGPRLRVFTSGQRELKLPLSRVLPWIGPQCPADSSRQEMLDLLRTHNGRRERLAESVDALEIWDLAQGEVDEAGIEWFASLVFEDASPDQLSALGRKLLQTKTHFKFSPPQFEIYPQETVERRQEELRKAQERERLVGFGQVFLRGLWDIFCKRKSTLPQPDEEQAGRIRDLLMTRLCNPDDRDSDALWKTMCQGMPEDPHLPLFLAQAWGIVPPHFNFHLCRAQYYWEPDWAEAHAEAVTALQERVLATRTEPAAEIVTIDSSSTQDIDDGFDLTRDQDGFKLHLALACPCLGWEFGSPLDKAVLHRFTSLYLPEGTSHMLPETLGKDFFSLRAGQERPALIISFDLDPEGALRSFDPQIAWISIKANLTYTGVENEIATAAPGMLHHARDLATLLRQARIRDHAVIMDQPDPRMVLCKDSVNPEVEVVQSESTPEAQKIVSEFMILANKAMGSWARETGTALLFRTQNITLPAESAGVWTDPTDIYRIINNMGPSILECEPRRHATIGAKAYAPVTSPLRRYSDFINMAQIMARLTGHGRLLNQAELESLLPLLSSRAELVGQVQRMRPRYWKYEYFRQNHKKMRWSGIIVDPGSHLVTISLPDLQLFLKAPRKIFGDKIRLGQGFSIRIGKVDPLNNEIKIVEAWEEE; encoded by the coding sequence ATGGAATTCCTGCAGGATAACCAGCCCGTCACGGCCTGGGTCCTGGACGTCCAGGGACCTCGCCTGCGGGTCTTCACCTCGGGACAGCGAGAGCTCAAGCTCCCCCTGTCCCGCGTCCTGCCATGGATTGGCCCCCAATGCCCGGCGGATAGCAGCCGTCAGGAGATGCTCGACCTGCTGCGCACGCACAACGGCCGCCGGGAGCGCCTGGCAGAATCCGTCGACGCGCTGGAAATCTGGGATCTGGCCCAAGGCGAAGTGGACGAAGCGGGCATTGAATGGTTCGCAAGCCTTGTCTTCGAGGACGCGAGTCCCGACCAGCTGTCGGCCCTCGGGCGCAAGCTGCTGCAGACCAAGACCCATTTCAAGTTCTCCCCGCCTCAGTTCGAGATCTATCCGCAGGAGACCGTGGAGCGACGCCAGGAAGAGCTGCGCAAGGCTCAGGAGCGCGAACGCCTGGTCGGCTTCGGGCAGGTCTTTCTGCGCGGGCTGTGGGACATCTTCTGCAAGCGCAAAAGCACCTTGCCCCAGCCCGACGAGGAGCAGGCGGGCCGCATCCGCGACCTGCTCATGACCCGTCTGTGCAACCCCGACGACCGGGATTCGGACGCCCTGTGGAAGACCATGTGCCAGGGCATGCCGGAAGACCCGCACCTGCCGCTCTTTCTGGCCCAGGCCTGGGGCATCGTGCCGCCGCATTTCAATTTCCACCTCTGCCGCGCCCAATACTACTGGGAGCCGGACTGGGCCGAAGCCCACGCCGAGGCTGTCACGGCCCTGCAGGAAAGGGTCCTGGCCACGCGCACCGAACCCGCCGCAGAAATCGTGACCATCGACTCATCCAGCACCCAGGACATCGACGACGGCTTCGACCTGACACGCGACCAGGACGGGTTCAAGCTGCATCTGGCCCTGGCCTGCCCCTGTCTTGGCTGGGAGTTCGGCAGTCCCCTGGACAAGGCGGTGCTGCACCGCTTCACCTCCCTCTATCTGCCCGAAGGCACCAGCCACATGCTGCCCGAGACCCTGGGCAAGGATTTCTTCAGTCTGCGTGCCGGACAGGAACGCCCGGCTCTGATCATTTCCTTCGATCTGGATCCGGAGGGAGCCTTGCGCTCCTTTGACCCGCAAATCGCTTGGATCAGCATAAAGGCCAACCTGACCTACACGGGCGTTGAAAACGAAATCGCGACAGCCGCTCCCGGGATGCTGCATCACGCCCGCGACCTGGCCACCCTGCTGCGACAGGCACGCATCCGCGATCACGCCGTGATCATGGACCAGCCCGATCCGCGCATGGTCCTGTGCAAGGATTCGGTCAACCCGGAAGTCGAGGTCGTGCAATCCGAATCCACGCCCGAAGCGCAGAAAATCGTGTCCGAGTTCATGATCCTGGCCAACAAGGCCATGGGCTCGTGGGCCCGGGAGACCGGCACCGCCCTGCTGTTCAGGACCCAGAATATCACGCTGCCCGCCGAAAGCGCCGGAGTCTGGACCGATCCCACGGACATCTATCGCATCATCAACAATATGGGCCCCTCCATTCTTGAATGCGAGCCCCGGCGTCACGCCACCATCGGAGCCAAGGCCTATGCCCCGGTGACCTCGCCGCTCAGGCGTTATTCGGACTTCATCAACATGGCCCAGATCATGGCCAGACTGACCGGACACGGGCGCCTGCTGAACCAGGCCGAGCTCGAAAGCCTGCTCCCGCTGCTGTCCAGCAGGGCCGAGCTGGTCGGCCAGGTCCAGCGCATGCGCCCACGATACTGGAAATACGAATATTTCAGGCAAAATCACAAAAAAATGCGCTGGTCCGGGATCATCGTCGATCCGGGCTCGCACCTGGTGACCATCTCCCTGCCGGATCTGCAACTCTTCCTGAAGGCTCCGCGCAAGATCTTCGGGGACAAGATCCGGCTCGGCCAGGGTTTTTCCATCAGAATCGGCAAGGTCGATCCCCTTAACAACGAGATCAAGATCGTCGAGGCCTGGGAGGAGGAATGA
- a CDS encoding adenylosuccinate synthase: MANIVVMGAQWGDEGKGKIVDLLTTDVAAIVRFQGGNNAGHTLVVNGKQTILHLIPSGILHQGKKCMIGNGVVLDPAVFCLEMDKLAASGIDVSPERLLISKKTQLIMPYHCAIDSARENFKSGSDKIGTTGRGIGPCYEDKAARIGIRAADLADEALLRQKIEKALVEKNALLTGLYGQEPMSAQKIFEQLLPVAKRLTPYLGDVSSAIQEAAGQGVLFEGAQGTHLDIDHGTYPFVTSSNTVAGNASAGSGCSPRMFDRIVAIVKAYTTRVGAGPFPTEQPEGAGAYMQEKGAEFGATTGRKRRCGWLDMVVLRESQRLNGPTEIALTKLDVLGGLDELKLCVAYRYRGEEVAYPPQEENGMAHVEPVYESMPGWTEDITGCRTFAELPSATRDYIARIEEILGIPVSIVSVGPDRDQTILR; encoded by the coding sequence ATGGCGAATATCGTAGTCATGGGCGCCCAGTGGGGCGACGAAGGAAAGGGCAAGATAGTCGATTTGTTGACCACGGATGTGGCCGCCATCGTGCGCTTTCAGGGCGGAAACAATGCCGGACACACGCTGGTGGTCAACGGCAAGCAGACCATTTTGCACCTCATTCCGTCCGGCATCCTGCACCAGGGCAAGAAGTGCATGATCGGCAACGGCGTTGTGCTGGACCCCGCCGTGTTCTGCCTTGAGATGGACAAGCTGGCCGCGTCGGGCATCGACGTCAGCCCCGAGCGGCTTTTGATCAGCAAGAAGACCCAGCTCATCATGCCGTATCATTGCGCCATCGACAGCGCGCGGGAAAATTTCAAGAGTGGATCGGACAAGATCGGCACCACGGGCCGGGGCATCGGTCCCTGCTACGAGGACAAGGCCGCACGCATCGGCATCCGCGCGGCGGATCTGGCGGACGAAGCCCTGCTCAGGCAGAAGATCGAAAAAGCCCTGGTGGAAAAAAACGCCTTGCTCACCGGCCTCTATGGTCAGGAGCCCATGTCGGCGCAGAAGATTTTCGAGCAGCTCCTGCCCGTGGCCAAACGCCTGACGCCCTATCTTGGCGACGTGTCCTCGGCCATCCAGGAGGCCGCCGGACAGGGCGTTCTTTTCGAGGGCGCGCAGGGCACCCATCTTGATATCGATCACGGCACCTATCCCTTTGTGACCTCATCCAACACCGTGGCCGGAAACGCCTCGGCCGGATCTGGATGTTCACCGCGCATGTTCGATCGCATCGTGGCCATCGTCAAAGCCTACACCACACGCGTGGGCGCGGGCCCGTTTCCGACCGAGCAGCCCGAGGGCGCCGGAGCCTACATGCAGGAGAAGGGCGCGGAATTCGGCGCGACCACTGGCCGCAAGCGCCGCTGCGGCTGGTTGGACATGGTCGTCCTGCGCGAATCACAGCGCCTGAACGGCCCCACGGAGATCGCCCTGACCAAGCTCGATGTCCTGGGCGGGCTTGACGAACTGAAGCTCTGCGTGGCCTATCGCTACCGGGGCGAAGAGGTCGCCTATCCGCCGCAGGAAGAGAACGGCATGGCCCATGTCGAGCCGGTCTACGAGAGCATGCCCGGCTGGACGGAAGACATCACCGGATGCCGGACCTTCGCCGAACTGCCTTCGGCTACGCGCGACTACATCGCACGCATCGAGGAAATCCTGGGCATTCCGGTGTCCATAGTGTCCGTGGGCCCGGACCGGGATCAGACCATTCTTCGCTGA
- a CDS encoding UbiD family decarboxylase, producing the protein MIYRNLKTCLDDLERTKQLVRINEPIDPFIEAGAIQRRVFQAGGPALLFTNVKGTKFPMAANIFGTLARTKFIFRATLRRVEAMLSAKADPASVLKKPALWPGLALGAWHTLPKTVSNGPIMAHTTSISQLPQLVSWPMDGGAYVTLPLVYSESPSKPGYMGSNLGMYRIQLSGNEFEKDREVGLHYQIHRGIGYHHAEAIARKTRLPVNIFVGGPPAMTLAAIMPLPEGIAEMLFAGALGGHRVPMVKRPGELPIPAEADFCIRGYIDPGVQKPEGPFGDHLGYYSLAHDFPVMQVSEVLHREGAVWPFTTVGRPPQEDTMFGAFIHELTAELVPQVFGGVHQVHAVDAAGVHPLLLAVGSERYVPYAGERQPQELITNGLSLLGTTQTSLSKYVILAAREDDPELSCHDVPRFLGHVLERLDLSRDLHFITRTTMDTLDYSGISLNQGSKVLWTAAGNPKRELGTALPALSLPDGFSNPRFFAPGMLVLSGPAHAQPRDTHDPAMENLCQVLVKADLRGFPLIVVADDAEFTADSWDNFLWVTFTRSDPATDTYGLNGFTHCKHWGCTSMVVDARLKTYHAPALVSVAEIEKRVDELALPGRPLYGII; encoded by the coding sequence ATGATCTACCGCAATCTCAAAACCTGCCTCGACGATCTGGAGCGAACCAAACAGCTGGTCCGCATCAATGAGCCCATTGACCCCTTTATCGAGGCCGGAGCAATTCAGCGCAGGGTCTTTCAGGCCGGTGGACCGGCACTGCTCTTCACCAACGTCAAGGGCACGAAATTTCCCATGGCCGCCAATATTTTCGGTACACTGGCGCGGACAAAATTCATTTTCCGCGCCACCCTGCGCCGCGTGGAGGCCATGCTTTCGGCCAAGGCCGATCCGGCGAGCGTTCTGAAAAAGCCCGCGCTCTGGCCAGGGCTGGCCCTTGGTGCCTGGCACACCCTGCCCAAGACCGTCAGCAACGGCCCGATCATGGCCCACACCACCAGCATTTCGCAGCTCCCGCAGCTCGTGTCCTGGCCCATGGACGGCGGGGCCTACGTGACCCTGCCGCTGGTCTATTCCGAGAGCCCTTCAAAGCCCGGATACATGGGTTCGAACCTTGGCATGTACCGCATTCAGCTCTCGGGCAACGAGTTTGAAAAGGACCGGGAAGTGGGGCTGCACTACCAGATCCATCGCGGCATAGGCTATCATCACGCCGAAGCCATCGCGCGCAAGACCCGCCTGCCCGTGAACATTTTCGTCGGCGGACCTCCGGCCATGACGCTGGCCGCCATCATGCCCCTGCCCGAGGGCATCGCCGAGATGCTCTTTGCCGGTGCGCTGGGCGGGCATCGCGTGCCCATGGTCAAGCGGCCCGGGGAGCTGCCGATCCCGGCTGAGGCGGATTTCTGCATCCGTGGATACATCGACCCCGGCGTGCAGAAGCCCGAAGGCCCCTTCGGGGACCATCTCGGCTACTACAGCCTGGCGCACGATTTTCCGGTCATGCAGGTTTCCGAGGTGCTACACCGCGAAGGCGCCGTCTGGCCTTTCACCACGGTGGGCCGTCCGCCCCAGGAGGATACCATGTTCGGCGCGTTCATCCATGAACTGACCGCAGAACTGGTGCCGCAGGTTTTCGGAGGCGTGCACCAGGTGCACGCCGTGGACGCGGCCGGGGTGCATCCGCTCCTTTTGGCCGTGGGCAGCGAGCGCTACGTGCCCTATGCGGGCGAGCGCCAGCCTCAGGAGCTCATCACCAACGGGCTTTCACTGCTGGGCACGACCCAGACCTCCCTCTCCAAGTACGTCATCCTCGCCGCTCGCGAGGACGATCCGGAACTGTCCTGCCACGATGTGCCCCGGTTCCTCGGACATGTGCTGGAACGACTCGATCTGTCGCGGGATCTGCATTTCATCACCCGCACGACCATGGACACGCTCGATTATTCCGGCATCAGCCTCAACCAGGGCTCCAAGGTGCTCTGGACGGCCGCCGGAAATCCCAAACGCGAACTCGGCACGGCCTTGCCCGCCCTGTCCCTGCCGGACGGGTTCTCCAATCCGCGCTTTTTTGCTCCGGGCATGCTGGTCCTCTCCGGTCCGGCCCATGCCCAGCCGCGCGACACCCACGACCCGGCCATGGAAAATCTGTGTCAGGTTCTGGTAAAAGCCGACCTGCGCGGCTTCCCGCTCATCGTTGTCGCCGATGACGCCGAGTTCACGGCGGATTCCTGGGACAATTTCCTGTGGGTGACCTTCACCCGCTCGGACCCAGCCACGGACACCTACGGACTGAACGGATTCACGCACTGCAAGCATTGGGGATGCACGAGCATGGTCGTCGACGCCCGGCTCAAGACCTATCATGCCCCGGCGCTGGTCAGTGTGGCGGAAATCGAAAAAAGAGTGGACGAACTTGCCCTGCCCGGCAGACCCCTGTATGGAATCATCTAA